One Pongo abelii isolate AG06213 chromosome 12, NHGRI_mPonAbe1-v2.0_pri, whole genome shotgun sequence DNA segment encodes these proteins:
- the LOC100437960 gene encoding DNA-binding protein RFX8 isoform X10: protein MRMVLKSKRRVSVLKSDLQAIINQGTLATSKKALASDWSGADELENNPEMKCLRNLISLLGTSTDLRVFLSCLSSHLQAFVFQPSRSKEEFIKLAASFQLRWNLLLTAVSKAMTLCHGDSFGSWHLFHLLLLEYIIHILQSCLEEEEEEEDMGNVKEMLPDDPTLSQPDQALSHPLNSSLSQACASPSVELLGVMLTHMGHGRYPVGVSNMVLRILGFLVDTATGDKLIHVLLEDETTESAVKLSLPMGQEALITLKDGQQFVIQISDVPQSSEDIYFRESNAKV, encoded by the exons ATGCGAATGGTATTGAAAAGTAAGAGGCGTGTCAGCGTTTTGAAGTCAGATCTGCAGGCCATCATCAATCAAGGCACTTTGGCTACTTCTAAGAAAGCCCTGGCAAGTGACTGGAGTGGTGCAGATGAACTGGAGAACAACCCAGAGATGAAAT GTTTAAGAAACCTAATTTCTTTGCTGGGAACATCAACAGATCTCAGGGTATTCCTCAGCTGTCTGTCTTCACATCTGCAAGCATTTGTGTTCCAG CCAAGCAGAAGCAAAGAAGAGTTTATCAAATTAGCCGCCAGCTTCCAGCTGAGATGGAATCTTCTTCTCACTGCTGTGAGCAAAGCCATGACCCTCTGCCACGGAGATAGTTTTG GCTCCTGGCATCTGTTTcacttgctgcttttagaatacATAATTCATATACTTCAGTCATGcctagaggaggaagaggaggaggaggacatggGGAATGTCAAGGAAATGCTACCAGATGACCCGACTCTCAGCCAGCCAGATCAGGCACTTTCCCACCCTCTGAATTCCTCACTGTCGCAGGCATGTGCCAGCCCCAGCGTGGAGCTACTGGGGGTGATGCTGACACACATGGGCCACGGCCGATATCCCGTGGGTGTGAGCAACATGGTCCTCAGGATCCTGGGCTTCTTGGTGGACACTGCCACGGGCGATAAG CTCATCCACGTGCTGTTGGAAGATGAAACCACCGAAAGCGCAGTTAAACTCAGCCTTCCTATGGGACAAGAAGCCCTCATAACCCTAAAAGACGGACAACAATTTGTGATTCAGATATCAGATGTACCCCAAAGctctgaagatatttatttcaGAGAAAGCAATGCTAAAGTGtga